Proteins encoded by one window of Aphis gossypii isolate Hap1 chromosome X, ASM2018417v2, whole genome shotgun sequence:
- the LOC126551834 gene encoding uncharacterized protein LOC126551834 — MAQLHQEEPEDTRAERNEVRRLEQRQSRRFTVKIRRTNYQQRQQVHRAFISDSFPRLAFQYEPDIEYYAHSKVVIGAMDKECPHCHALKFKNEPVGMCCASGKMQLPEIETPPEPLIGLLIGTDPDSNEFQKSIRRFNSCFQMTSFGATEIVRNTNANGQQFNSTFKIRGQVYHKMGSLLPMPNEPHKFLQIYFMGGDDSGSALDNRVNARCYYNNLDSLYARRIIGELDALLNEHNELLKIFKSQMHQLQSDNHAIVINPDKTPTGEHFRRFNAPVVDDVAGIMVGDCTAARKIVIRRRNNNFQFIADTHRSYDALQYPLIFWKGQDGYCINIKQRDPVSGVETNKNVSSKDYYAYRLMIKRGLDNVILRCRELCQQFMVDMYAKMESERLRYLRYNQQKLRAEEYINLRDAINNNADVAEIGNHVILPSS, encoded by the exons ATGGCGCAATTGCATCAAGAAGAGCCAGAAGATACACGAGCTGAACGCAATGAAGTCAGAAGATTAGAACAACGACAATCACGCCGCTTCACAGTCAAAATACGAAGAACAAATTACCAACAACGACAACAGGTACATCGAGCATTTATATCTGATTCATTCCCGCGTCTAGCATTCCAGTATGAGCccgatattgaatattatgctCATTCAAAAGTGGTAATTGGTGCTATGGACAAGGAATGTCCGCATTGTCATGCtctgaaattcaaaaatgagcCAGTTGGGATGTGTTGCGCGTCAGGAAAAATGCAACTACCTGAAATTGAAACACCACCTGAACCATTGATCGGCTTACTCATCGGCACGGATCCAGATTCTAACGAGTTCCAGAAGTCAATTCGAAGATTCAATTCATGCTTTCAAATGACATCGTTCGGGGCAACAGAAATAGTTCGAAATACTAATGCAAATGGTCAACAATTCAATTCTACATTCAAAATCAGAGGCCAAGTTTATCATAAAATGGGCTCACTGCTGCCAATGCCAAACGAACCACATAAATTCTTACAAATATACTTTATGGGCGGCGATGATTCCGGAAGCGCACTTGACAATCGCGTGAATGCacgttgttattataataaccttgATTCACTTTATGCCAGGCGCATCATCGGCGAGCTAGATGCTCTTTTGAACGAGCACAACGAgttgttgaaaatattcaaatcacAAATGCACCAATTACAAAGCGATAATCACGCTATCGTCATTAATCCTGATAAAACACCAACTGGAGAGCATTTTCGTAGATTCAATGCACCCGTTGTTGATGATGTTGCTGGAATCATGGTTGGCGATTGTACAGCTGCACGAAAAATTGTGATTCGTAgaagaaataataactttcAGTTCATTGCTGACACACATCGTTCATATGACGCTCTCCAATATCCGCTAATATTCTGGAAGGGACAAGACGGATATtgcataaacataaaacaacgAGATCCCGTATCAG GAGTTGAAACAAACAAGAACGTTAGCTCAAAGGATTATTATGCGTACCGATTAATGATTAAACGTGGCCTGGACAACGTCATTTTACGATGTCGTGAGCTTTGTCAACAATTTATGGTCGACATGTACGCGAAGATGGAGAGCGAACGACTACGATACTTACGATATAATCAACAAAAGCTGCGCGCGGAAGAGTACATTAATTTGCGAGACGCTATCAACAACAATGCCGACGTCGCCGAAATTGGTAACCATGTCATTTTACCATCATCGTAG